A DNA window from Ignavibacteriales bacterium contains the following coding sequences:
- a CDS encoding RNA methyltransferase — MKTYKNISHSLLKSYSKLTQRKYRQNDRKFLVEGVHLVEEVLNSDWEVEAIIINSKGFVKEVGKFGTWEVGNAVPMYECSEKDFKKLSDTVTSQGIVAVVKMEEFPAKNLWNQLPRRSVIVAMDEITDPGNAGTILRTCDWFGVDAALVGNNSVDLFNPKVLRATMGAVFHFPILTDINLDSMLSQSKEHKFKIITTVLDSGNVLNRFSFPDRSIIVLGNEARGVSESIKNLSDELITIPKYGKAESLNVAISCGIILNAVRLGAGQ, encoded by the coding sequence ATGAAAACCTATAAAAATATATCACACTCTTTACTAAAATCATATTCCAAACTTACTCAAAGAAAATATCGCCAGAATGACAGGAAATTTTTGGTGGAAGGTGTTCATCTTGTTGAAGAGGTGTTGAACTCGGATTGGGAAGTGGAAGCGATAATAATTAACAGTAAAGGGTTTGTTAAGGAAGTTGGAAAGTTCGGGACTTGGGAAGTTGGAAATGCTGTACCGATGTACGAATGTTCCGAGAAAGATTTCAAAAAATTATCCGATACGGTTACATCGCAGGGGATAGTGGCGGTTGTGAAGATGGAGGAATTCCCCGCAAAGAATTTATGGAATCAATTGCCGCGACGTTCGGTAATTGTCGCAATGGATGAAATTACCGATCCGGGAAATGCGGGCACAATTTTGCGCACGTGCGATTGGTTCGGCGTGGACGCGGCACTGGTCGGTAACAACTCGGTTGATCTCTTCAATCCTAAAGTTCTCAGAGCAACGATGGGTGCGGTGTTTCATTTCCCTATACTGACAGATATAAATTTGGATTCGATGTTATCGCAGAGTAAAGAACATAAATTTAAAATCATAACCACAGTCCTCGATTCGGGAAACGTGCTAAACCGATTTTCATTCCCTGATCGATCAATAATAGTTTTAGGTAATGAAGCGCGAGGAGTATCTGAATCAATAAAAAATCTTTCTGATGAATTAATAACAATTCCAAAGTACGGTAAAGCTGAATCGCTTAACGTGGCGATATCGTGCGGGATTATTTTGAACGCAGTAAGGTTGGGTGCTGGTCAGTAG
- the rnr gene encoding ribonuclease R, whose translation MDQLEEIKEKIIRFLTRYPREQFKPRVIAHRLAIKEQSELRKFQQALNELYQAKLILRGNKKRYGYASAPISNRLAGILKTTRQRTGIVELLPPNEGKVTVEQRFMNTALDGDTVSVALFAQHGKSKKTDQLMEGEIVAIIERTSKPIVGIFQKGKNFNYVVPDNSKIGRDIYIPQGKTHGARPGNKVVAQIESWESRNLNPEGSVLEVLGKSGELRAEMSGIAREFRLPLKFPPEILSESENISETIPKSEIARRLDLRKSICFTIDPEDAKDFDDAVSLEKLPDGNFKLGVHIADVSHYVTEGSLLDREALNRGTSVYLADEVIPMLPEKLSNNLCSLRPKVDRLTYSVFMIISTKYVIKEYQIVKSIIHSKRRFTYEEVQKIIETGSGDFASIISEMHKLSQALLKKRMKEGSIDFESVETKFRFDENGKPSEILKKERLDAHRLVEEFMLLANQSVAKHIGLNKKVENIRPFVYRVHDIPPPDKLADLASFVEHLGYSLNIAGGVTSKALQKLLKDVKGTEEENVINEVAIRSMAKAIYTDKNLGHFGLGFKYYTHFTSPIRRYPDLIVHRLLHEYENKMPHKRREELISLLPEICDQSSEMERVAMEAERASVKVMQVEYMKRHVGDTFHAIISGVTNFGLFVEITDLLVEGLIHVRDMEGDYYVYNEKQYSLTGRKSKKRYRLGDKIEIQVVRVDTEEREIDFSLVE comes from the coding sequence ATGGATCAATTAGAAGAAATAAAAGAAAAAATAATCCGCTTCTTAACAAGATATCCGAGGGAACAATTTAAACCGCGCGTCATCGCGCATCGGCTCGCCATTAAAGAACAATCCGAACTCCGAAAATTTCAACAGGCATTGAATGAATTGTATCAGGCAAAATTGATTTTACGTGGAAATAAGAAGCGCTACGGATACGCCTCTGCACCTATTTCAAACAGATTAGCCGGTATTCTTAAAACAACACGGCAAAGGACAGGAATTGTTGAACTGCTTCCGCCGAATGAAGGAAAAGTTACCGTTGAGCAACGTTTCATGAACACCGCGCTCGATGGCGACACGGTTAGCGTTGCATTGTTCGCCCAGCATGGAAAATCAAAAAAAACGGATCAGTTAATGGAAGGCGAAATTGTCGCTATAATCGAGCGAACAAGTAAACCGATTGTCGGTATATTCCAAAAAGGTAAAAATTTTAATTATGTTGTTCCTGATAATTCAAAAATCGGCAGAGATATTTATATACCGCAAGGTAAAACGCATGGCGCCAGGCCCGGGAATAAAGTTGTTGCCCAAATTGAATCATGGGAATCGCGAAACCTCAATCCTGAAGGAAGTGTGCTGGAGGTACTTGGTAAATCGGGTGAGTTGCGTGCAGAGATGTCTGGAATCGCACGTGAATTTCGGTTGCCTCTAAAATTTCCACCCGAAATTCTCTCCGAATCAGAAAATATATCCGAAACGATACCAAAATCAGAAATTGCGCGACGGCTCGATTTACGAAAATCTATTTGTTTTACGATCGATCCCGAGGACGCGAAAGATTTTGATGATGCTGTCTCTTTAGAAAAATTACCCGATGGCAATTTCAAACTTGGGGTTCATATCGCCGATGTCAGTCACTATGTTACGGAAGGTTCGCTCCTCGATCGCGAGGCGCTGAATCGCGGAACAAGTGTATACCTTGCGGACGAAGTTATACCGATGCTGCCGGAAAAACTCTCAAACAATTTATGCAGTTTGAGACCGAAAGTTGATCGGTTGACATATTCAGTTTTCATGATAATTTCCACGAAATATGTCATCAAAGAATACCAAATTGTCAAGAGCATTATCCACAGCAAAAGACGATTCACTTATGAAGAAGTTCAAAAAATAATCGAAACAGGCAGCGGTGATTTCGCATCGATAATTTCTGAAATGCACAAGCTGAGCCAGGCATTGTTGAAGAAAAGAATGAAAGAAGGAAGCATCGATTTCGAATCGGTTGAAACAAAATTCCGTTTCGATGAAAATGGCAAACCATCTGAGATTTTGAAAAAAGAACGGTTAGATGCTCACCGACTGGTTGAAGAATTTATGCTCCTTGCAAATCAATCTGTTGCAAAGCATATCGGATTAAATAAAAAGGTTGAAAATATCCGCCCGTTTGTCTACCGTGTTCACGATATTCCACCGCCGGATAAACTTGCCGATCTTGCTTCGTTCGTAGAGCACCTCGGTTATTCCCTTAACATCGCAGGCGGAGTGACAAGCAAAGCACTTCAAAAGCTTTTAAAAGATGTTAAAGGAACAGAGGAAGAAAATGTCATCAACGAGGTTGCAATCCGTTCAATGGCAAAAGCGATCTATACCGATAAAAATTTGGGACACTTCGGGTTAGGATTTAAGTATTACACTCACTTTACTTCCCCGATCCGGCGTTACCCCGATCTGATTGTCCATCGACTTCTGCACGAATATGAGAACAAAATGCCGCATAAACGCCGAGAAGAATTGATTTCTCTCCTTCCGGAAATATGCGATCAATCTTCCGAGATGGAAAGAGTGGCGATGGAAGCTGAACGCGCGTCGGTTAAAGTTATGCAGGTTGAATATATGAAACGTCATGTCGGCGATACATTTCATGCGATTATATCAGGGGTAACAAACTTCGGACTCTTTGTTGAAATTACCGACCTTCTCGTTGAGGGTTTGATTCATGTACGAGACATGGAAGGTGATTATTATGTGTACAACGAAAAACAATATTCACTCACAGGGCGCAAATCTAAGAAGCGTTACCGTCTGGGAGATAAAATCGAGATACAGGTAGTGCGGGTTGACACCGAAGAGAGAGAAATTGATTTTTCACTTGTCGAATAA
- a CDS encoding NADH-quinone oxidoreductase subunit B yields MGLVKTDEPFITTKIDQFIGWAQKNSLWPMPMGISCCAIEMMSFAGPRYDCARFGSEAFRFSPRQSDLMLVAGTVTYKMSHVVRKIYDQMPDPKWVIAMGACTSTGGMYRSYSVVQGIDLFIPVDVYIAGCPPRPDNLINGLIEIQKKIAAGQKPGQSEKIYIQESPRKYERKITQ; encoded by the coding sequence ATGGGACTAGTGAAGACCGACGAACCATTCATCACCACAAAGATCGATCAATTCATTGGATGGGCGCAAAAAAATTCTCTATGGCCCATGCCGATGGGAATTTCTTGCTGCGCGATCGAAATGATGTCTTTCGCCGGTCCGCGTTATGATTGCGCGCGTTTTGGTTCAGAGGCATTCCGGTTTTCTCCCCGCCAAAGCGATCTCATGCTGGTTGCGGGAACGGTAACATACAAGATGTCGCATGTTGTGCGAAAAATTTACGATCAAATGCCCGATCCGAAATGGGTAATCGCGATGGGCGCATGTACCTCGACGGGCGGAATGTATCGTTCTTACTCGGTTGTGCAGGGAATTGATCTTTTCATTCCGGTTGATGTCTATATTGCCGGATGCCCGCCGCGTCCGGATAACTTAATAAACGGTTTGATTGAAATACAGAAAAAAATTGCCGCGGGACAAAAGCCGGGGCAATCTGAAAAAATTTACATCCAAGAATCACCACGGAAATATGAAAGAAAAATTACTCAATAA
- the rfaE2 gene encoding D-glycero-beta-D-manno-heptose 1-phosphate adenylyltransferase, whose amino-acid sequence MGKVLSLHELMSERDSLRKENKKVVFTNGVFDIIHRGHIEYLIKAKALGDVLIVGLNSDSSVRRIKGDKRPIVGENDRSFVLANLSPVDYVCLFDEDTPLNLISAIVPDVLVKGADWSVDAIVGKDVVEKAGGRVMAIEFIPDRSTTSIIEMILKRFGSK is encoded by the coding sequence ATGGGAAAAGTTTTAAGCTTACATGAATTAATGTCGGAACGCGACTCACTGCGAAAGGAAAATAAAAAAGTCGTTTTTACAAACGGTGTATTCGATATTATTCACCGCGGACATATTGAATATCTTATCAAAGCCAAAGCGTTGGGAGATGTTCTTATCGTCGGTTTAAATTCTGATTCATCTGTTCGCAGAATTAAAGGAGATAAACGACCAATCGTTGGCGAGAATGATCGTTCTTTCGTTCTTGCAAATCTATCACCCGTCGATTACGTTTGTTTGTTTGATGAAGATACACCGCTCAATTTAATCTCTGCAATCGTCCCTGATGTTCTCGTTAAAGGTGCAGACTGGAGTGTTGATGCGATAGTTGGTAAGGATGTAGTTGAAAAAGCCGGCGGCAGAGTAATGGCAATTGAATTTATCCCGGATAGATCGACAACATCCATCATAGAAATGATATTAAAACGATTCGGATCGAAGTAA
- a CDS encoding NADH-quinone oxidoreductase subunit C — MKEKLLNKLNALFKEAIESVEEFRGELTLIIKREYLLQTAQVLHDDPELKFDSLRDVCGAERFLPGDRFEVIYNLYSIQNKFRLRLKVHLPENDLHIPTVSSIWTAANFAERETYDMYGIVFDGHPDMRRIYMPEEFEYHPLRKDFPLMGIPGSLPLPRK, encoded by the coding sequence ATGAAAGAAAAATTACTCAATAAACTGAACGCATTATTTAAAGAAGCGATCGAATCGGTTGAAGAGTTCCGGGGTGAACTGACTCTCATAATTAAAAGGGAGTATTTATTGCAAACCGCACAAGTTTTACACGATGACCCGGAATTAAAATTCGATTCGTTGCGCGATGTTTGCGGTGCCGAAAGGTTTTTACCCGGCGATAGATTCGAGGTCATTTACAATCTCTACTCGATTCAAAATAAATTCCGTTTGCGGTTAAAAGTACATCTTCCCGAAAATGATCTTCATATTCCAACCGTATCATCGATCTGGACTGCGGCGAATTTTGCCGAGCGCGAAACTTATGATATGTACGGAATCGTTTTCGATGGGCATCCTGATATGCGAAGAATTTATATGCCGGAAGAATTTGAATATCATCCGCTCCGAAAAGATTTTCCTCTGATGGGTATTCCCGGTTCACTTCCTCTGCCACGAAAATAA
- the ndhC gene encoding NADH-quinone oxidoreductase subunit A: protein MLADYIPIGIMIIFGVGFAIVLTKASEWFGPKNPNEVKQSIYESGMEPVKSARERISIKYYMVAMLFILFDIEVVFMYPWAVNFRSLGMFGFVEMVIFIAVLMAGFLYLWKKGAFEWD, encoded by the coding sequence ATGTTAGCGGATTATATTCCAATCGGTATAATGATTATTTTCGGTGTCGGCTTCGCGATAGTTCTGACTAAAGCGAGCGAATGGTTTGGTCCGAAAAATCCGAACGAAGTTAAGCAATCGATCTACGAAAGCGGCATGGAGCCGGTTAAATCGGCGCGCGAGAGAATTTCAATAAAATATTATATGGTGGCGATGCTTTTCATTCTGTTCGATATCGAAGTCGTTTTCATGTATCCGTGGGCGGTAAATTTTCGATCACTCGGAATGTTCGGCTTCGTTGAGATGGTAATATTCATCGCGGTCTTGATGGCAGGATTTTTATATCTCTGGAAGAAAGGCGCTTTCGAATGGGACTAG
- the rfaE1 gene encoding D-glycero-beta-D-manno-heptose-7-phosphate kinase, giving the protein MLGKRIAVVGDLMLDRYIWGNVSRISPEAPVPIVDMEQEQIRLGGAANVAMNIKSLGGEPILTGVIGDDNSGKQLLELLREGSFKTNGIATDSTRPTTVKTRVIANNQHVVRIDREQKSDISVEIQKILLDHIRNNIKSIDGIIIEDYNKGVVVKNLISEVIGIANANQKIIAVDPKFNNFFEYKNVTVIKPNRKEAEEAMGIRLKTDEDILIAGKTLIEKLHVKNVLLTRGEHGMSLFESDGKISHMPTKALTVSDVSGAGDTVISTLTMALAGDSTIKEAATLANFAGGIVCGYAGIVPINLDELKKTILRDNDHQSMNSK; this is encoded by the coding sequence ATGCTTGGGAAGCGGATTGCCGTGGTCGGAGATTTGATGTTAGACCGATACATCTGGGGAAATGTTTCGAGAATTTCTCCCGAAGCACCGGTGCCTATAGTTGATATGGAGCAGGAGCAAATTCGGCTTGGCGGAGCAGCAAATGTTGCCATGAATATTAAATCGCTTGGCGGCGAACCGATTCTTACAGGCGTCATCGGTGACGATAATAGCGGCAAACAATTATTGGAATTGCTGCGGGAGGGTAGCTTCAAAACCAACGGTATCGCGACAGACAGTACCCGTCCGACAACTGTGAAGACAAGAGTTATCGCGAACAATCAGCATGTGGTCCGCATCGACCGCGAACAGAAATCGGATATATCTGTTGAGATTCAGAAAATATTACTTGATCATATCCGAAATAATATAAAATCGATAGACGGTATCATTATCGAAGATTACAACAAAGGTGTAGTAGTAAAGAATTTGATCTCCGAAGTCATAGGCATCGCGAACGCGAATCAGAAAATTATTGCTGTTGATCCGAAGTTCAATAATTTTTTTGAATACAAAAATGTTACAGTGATTAAACCGAACCGTAAAGAAGCTGAAGAAGCAATGGGGATCCGGTTAAAAACAGATGAAGATATTCTGATTGCGGGTAAAACGTTGATTGAGAAACTCCATGTTAAGAATGTTTTACTAACACGAGGCGAGCATGGCATGTCGCTGTTCGAATCTGACGGAAAGATTTCTCATATGCCCACTAAGGCACTCACCGTATCTGATGTTTCGGGCGCGGGAGACACCGTTATCTCCACGTTGACTATGGCACTTGCCGGCGATTCAACAATAAAAGAAGCCGCCACTCTAGCGAACTTTGCTGGCGGAATTGTTTGTGGGTACGCAGGAATCGTTCCGATTAATCTCGACGAATTAAAAAAAACTATCTTGCGCGATAACGATCATCAATCAATGAATTCCAAATAA
- a CDS encoding AsmA family protein, whose amino-acid sequence MKLFKRILKWIGISSLIILIIIGLLAIFTQTPFFKNRLRTTLASTISTNINGTLHLGTIEGNFLTGFSIDSLAIDDQSGTVLRTDKISLRYHLLSIFEKKIKIESIRIDNPVIRFFRPVNGYWNISSLIKPSEDTSSTPLTWTIQIDTIRINNSVVQLLDSASLVSPDHWDMPLAYFEYHSFSLRELSLVMNATIKQNYYEVRILQLNWYSPESDFELKNFSGKFVASDKGVKAEKVKIETGKSNFGFTAEMKKINLFENLELADLEHDSTKLDFHADNISLVELRSFLPQVNFLDGSTSADLVANGEFGDLNLSEVHLKTLLSEITLSGNIRNLHKPEELFLDVESKNSVINPPDVSLLLAGLPIPKFGEMEPLAISLTYSGRPTNFRSMASLKSSVNSAMVKGNMNLDADPPEYDFDYEINNIDLGKLFKIENFRTALNSNGTISGRGFKVEELSASLEASIDSSEIRNIPISNAHISVIGSIRNIDGNITISSGNSKTFLQGTIDFPPRSFPEYDGTMEVSSFNLAPFVEDDNYQSDFNFKGTVTGKGTNFDYLSCNVALSLLPSTFRNHELSSDEISFSLNQNDTLARKLMIKSQIADANIEGNFRLLESGTEVTENIISLIASVSEHISTDTTKPITTKHSGKNKSIRKNPPINFSYDIDLKNLEPISSLISETPFDARGNIKGLIRSDGQTLAITSQGEFEEFFVGTTKGGVLLHHTKLNAQIDSLRKTNILENVSGLLSLAVDSGRINTKKISNTEIDFDYQKVKSKISARATIDSSYNCRLQGAISVLPNTYAIDFDSVKLGYGNYVWNNLQDVQLRLNLNEIRIMHAEFFRDNQRLSFNGSVNRNDSLNLQATLSNFDLASIAVFSSDQSLRRPGKGFNGMLNAGITLSGTIESPVIHANLKTTDITYRKSSFGKIDASMDYENENAVIDLSIKRNPSANTPDLRLNGTLPCNLAFKNVEERFPAKPQSLKLTAEQFDLALLDPLLYDFDELTGKIRCDIDLQGTPQKPEYKGNISFTDTRFLFNPNNLRYILNSDLEADSDKIKLKNFKVTNIKEKGFVGAAEATGYFTIKNFNINYFDFTLKGDFLLMTDATRKISPNIYGILFTETDSSGINLKGSLQRPYLTGKLYVREANLTFPPTKDQESINQNLTLRYQSIDDTTKVPTTTVPVSRYFAETDSIDKITNRTVESPILDRLRYNLNVETRGPTALTMIFTPATGEELYAELDGKASVINEQGTTNIYGEIDVSPRSYYNFFKHFDAKGKIKFVGQWNNPELDIQATYEAYKQQTIQPTTDQKTTEQPVDQKIIVTLDISGTRLEPKPAMSMKIQKRPGEDPVDFTSHAKGGDVQSNALAFIITGKFRDELTSRDQQEFTSLGSATGSSVASNLLSSILSEVLKREFPFIRRADVTYRGGSVQEGTSINVTATVGKGSLRVGGMILQDIGNTNVSYQLNVGDLFNIPTIRNLYIEIQRKVEGDNPEDKKLTNEARIFYRFSF is encoded by the coding sequence ATGAAGCTTTTTAAACGGATATTGAAATGGATCGGGATCTCATCGCTGATTATATTAATTATAATTGGACTTCTTGCCATTTTTACTCAAACACCATTTTTTAAGAACAGATTAAGAACAACTCTCGCATCAACAATATCGACGAATATTAACGGTACTTTACACTTAGGAACTATCGAAGGAAATTTTTTAACAGGATTCTCCATTGATTCGCTCGCCATTGATGATCAATCAGGCACTGTCCTGAGAACGGATAAAATCTCTTTACGATATCATCTTCTATCGATTTTTGAAAAGAAAATAAAAATTGAAAGTATCCGCATCGATAATCCGGTTATCCGTTTTTTCCGACCCGTGAATGGCTACTGGAATATCAGCTCATTGATTAAACCGAGCGAAGATACATCATCCACTCCGCTCACATGGACTATTCAGATCGATACAATCAGAATAAACAATTCAGTAGTACAGCTTTTAGATTCTGCCTCCCTTGTCTCACCTGACCACTGGGATATGCCGCTAGCATATTTCGAGTACCATAGTTTTTCATTGCGCGAACTCAGTTTAGTTATGAATGCAACAATCAAACAAAATTATTACGAGGTACGGATTCTACAATTAAATTGGTATTCGCCTGAGTCCGATTTCGAGTTAAAAAATTTCAGCGGCAAATTCGTCGCATCCGATAAAGGCGTTAAAGCTGAAAAGGTAAAGATAGAGACCGGAAAATCAAATTTCGGATTCACTGCCGAAATGAAAAAAATCAATCTCTTCGAAAATCTTGAACTGGCAGACCTCGAGCATGACTCCACAAAACTTGATTTCCACGCCGACAATATTTCTCTCGTAGAATTGAGGAGTTTTCTTCCCCAAGTAAATTTTTTGGATGGCTCAACATCAGCCGATCTGGTTGCCAACGGTGAATTCGGTGATTTGAATCTTTCCGAAGTTCATTTAAAAACTTTGCTCAGCGAAATAACGTTATCAGGGAATATTCGCAATCTACACAAACCGGAAGAATTATTTCTCGATGTCGAAAGTAAGAACAGCGTTATTAATCCTCCCGATGTTTCATTATTATTGGCCGGTTTACCTATCCCTAAATTCGGAGAGATGGAACCATTGGCTATTTCTTTGACTTATAGCGGCAGACCGACTAATTTCAGATCTATGGCTTCTCTCAAAAGTTCGGTTAACAGTGCAATGGTGAAGGGTAATATGAATCTCGATGCCGATCCCCCTGAATACGATTTTGATTATGAGATAAACAATATTGATCTCGGTAAACTATTTAAGATAGAGAATTTCAGAACTGCATTGAATTCCAACGGAACTATCAGCGGTAGAGGTTTCAAAGTTGAAGAACTCTCCGCCTCACTCGAAGCTTCCATAGATTCATCCGAAATCCGAAACATTCCTATAAGTAACGCTCATATATCAGTTATCGGGTCGATCAGGAACATCGACGGAAATATCACAATAAGTTCCGGAAACTCAAAAACTTTTTTACAAGGAACCATAGATTTTCCTCCAAGAAGTTTCCCAGAGTACGACGGAACCATGGAGGTATCATCGTTTAACCTCGCACCGTTCGTCGAAGACGATAATTATCAGAGCGATTTTAATTTTAAAGGGACAGTTACGGGGAAAGGAACCAACTTTGATTATCTTTCATGTAATGTCGCATTATCTCTGCTTCCATCCACATTTAGAAATCACGAATTGAGTTCAGATGAAATCTCATTTTCGTTGAATCAAAACGACACTCTTGCACGTAAGTTGATGATAAAATCACAAATCGCGGATGCGAACATCGAGGGTAATTTTCGTCTGTTAGAGTCGGGTACTGAAGTTACAGAAAATATTATTTCACTCATCGCATCGGTAAGCGAACATATTTCAACCGATACCACAAAACCGATTACCACAAAGCACTCCGGAAAAAATAAATCTATCCGCAAAAATCCACCGATAAATTTCTCTTATGATATCGATTTAAAAAATCTGGAACCAATCTCTTCGCTGATAAGCGAAACACCTTTTGACGCTCGCGGAAATATAAAAGGATTAATTAGAAGCGATGGTCAAACTCTTGCAATAACATCTCAGGGTGAATTCGAAGAATTTTTCGTAGGAACAACGAAGGGCGGTGTTCTGCTGCATCATACGAAGCTTAACGCGCAAATAGATTCGCTGCGAAAAACTAATATTTTAGAAAATGTTTCTGGTTTATTAAGTTTAGCTGTCGATTCCGGCAGGATCAATACAAAAAAAATATCAAACACCGAGATTGATTTTGATTATCAAAAAGTAAAATCTAAGATTTCTGCCAGGGCAACAATAGACTCAAGTTACAATTGCCGGCTGCAAGGTGCAATATCAGTACTGCCGAATACATATGCGATCGATTTCGACTCGGTAAAGTTAGGATACGGTAATTATGTGTGGAATAATCTCCAGGATGTTCAGCTGCGCCTCAATCTCAACGAAATTCGTATAATGCATGCGGAATTTTTCAGGGATAATCAACGGCTGTCATTCAATGGATCAGTCAATAGGAACGACAGTTTAAACTTGCAGGCAACCCTTAGCAATTTCGATCTTGCATCAATCGCTGTTTTTTCTTCCGATCAATCACTTAGACGTCCCGGGAAGGGATTTAACGGTATGTTGAATGCGGGCATAACACTATCCGGAACAATTGAATCGCCTGTCATTCATGCGAATTTAAAAACAACCGATATAACATACCGAAAATCATCTTTCGGTAAGATCGATGCTTCTATGGATTACGAAAACGAAAATGCAGTCATCGATCTATCAATAAAAAGAAATCCTTCGGCAAACACACCCGATTTAAGATTGAACGGAACATTACCTTGCAATCTCGCATTCAAAAATGTGGAAGAGAGATTTCCCGCAAAACCTCAGAGCTTAAAATTGACCGCGGAACAGTTCGATCTCGCTCTTCTAGATCCGCTACTGTACGATTTTGATGAACTCACGGGTAAAATCCGATGCGATATCGATCTGCAAGGCACTCCTCAAAAACCGGAATATAAAGGTAACATCTCATTCACCGATACAAGATTCCTTTTTAATCCGAATAACCTTCGCTATATTCTAAACAGCGATCTCGAAGCAGATTCAGATAAAATCAAACTTAAGAACTTCAAAGTTACAAATATTAAAGAGAAAGGATTTGTCGGAGCTGCTGAGGCAACCGGTTATTTCACGATAAAAAATTTCAATATCAATTATTTCGACTTCACTTTAAAAGGTGATTTTCTGTTGATGACAGATGCGACAAGAAAAATTTCACCCAACATTTACGGAATCCTATTCACTGAAACAGACAGCAGCGGAATCAATTTAAAAGGATCGCTCCAGAGACCATATTTGACGGGGAAATTATATGTTCGCGAAGCCAATCTCACATTTCCTCCAACAAAAGATCAGGAATCAATCAATCAAAATCTTACACTCCGTTACCAATCAATCGATGATACAACCAAGGTTCCAACAACTACCGTACCGGTCTCACGTTATTTTGCAGAAACCGACAGTATTGATAAAATAACAAATCGAACGGTTGAATCTCCCATATTGGATCGATTACGGTACAATTTGAACGTTGAAACACGCGGACCAACTGCGTTAACGATGATCTTCACACCGGCGACAGGTGAAGAACTTTATGCTGAGCTTGACGGCAAGGCGAGTGTAATCAATGAACAAGGGACGACTAATATCTACGGAGAAATAGATGTTTCACCCCGATCGTATTATAATTTCTTCAAGCATTTCGATGCAAAGGGGAAAATAAAATTTGTGGGCCAATGGAATAATCCTGAACTGGATATTCAAGCGACCTATGAAGCTTACAAACAACAAACAATTCAACCGACAACCGATCAGAAAACGACCGAACAACCGGTTGATCAAAAGATTATAGTCACATTAGATATTTCGGGTACGCGCCTGGAACCAAAGCCTGCTATGTCAATGAAAATTCAAAAAAGACCCGGAGAAGATCCGGTCGATTTCACCTCACATGCCAAAGGCGGAGATGTACAATCCAATGCACTCGCATTTATTATTACAGGGAAATTTAGAGATGAGCTCACATCGCGCGACCAGCAGGAGTTTACCAGTCTCGGCTCGGCGACCGGGAGTTCGGTAGCATCAAATCTTTTATCAAGTATTCTATCCGAGGTCTTGAAACGTGAATTCCCATTCATCCGCCGCGCCGACGTTACATACCGGGGTGGCAGTGTGCAAGAAGGAACAAGCATAAACGTAACTGCAACCGTTGGAAAAGGTTCACTTCGAGTTGGCGGAATGATTTTGCAGGATATCGGTAACACTAATGTAAGTTATCAGCTTAATGTCGGCGATCTCTTCAACATTCCAACAATCAGAAATCTTTATATCGAAATACAGCGCAAAGTTGAAGGCGATAATCCTGAAGATAAAAAACTCACTAACGAAGCGCGGATATTTTATCGCTTCTCATTTTGA